The following coding sequences are from one Paenibacillus tundrae window:
- a CDS encoding methyl-accepting chemotaxis protein, producing MGKKKQGLSYRIRNISLKVKLPIMLSVLVILVLMGTTTATYFVSSKLLVMKSEAEINGMSDRLGEGLWTAVQLQQQVSHAISVHNTFKEMLELRNTNSMTDEEFFSDANPYFNKANTILTNSVSDTEVAKPNLYLLDQNGIMVAATQTEVIGQSRDDREYFQESIKGESFISDAIVSKQSKQLVIIFSEPIQDDEGNTIGVLALAMDSSFFLGQLGNIQINGEGKIEVLSRSGTIMYDSVDESLIGQSLAEDQNVQALLQEKATDEVKITTATIDNTYYRVNQIPGADLLVIVIDSYEDIKRPVQDMLQQMLWLTLLAIVIAIGVGMLISRNITKPIVRLTGLFKQLAQGNLTVKAEGRYNSEFKDLADSFNSMAEQNKNLITNMGQSITVLQTSTQELEDTSKQTARSVDETSATLMSIAQAMEAQSEDTEQIAGKFNSFGDKVNAMNSSAQDVKAHADEIESVFHNGSEVVNELMRINEMNEREVEKISEITVKLQNSSGSISHITEAISQIAKQTNLLALNASIEASRAGEHGKGFAVVAEEIRNLAEQSSRQSKEISSIITQNLADVAENNQSVAEIHTISSRQDELVIQTRQAFDVILEKVTEINHQIASMAGQMQEMIQNKDDVLESAHSLSASGEQVSASVQEVTATMMEQSATVQQLANMVDTIDQLTRNLADAAGKFKVE from the coding sequence ATGGGGAAGAAGAAACAAGGCTTGTCTTATCGAATTAGAAATATCTCGCTGAAGGTTAAGTTACCGATCATGTTAAGTGTACTAGTGATCTTGGTGCTTATGGGAACAACCACAGCAACGTATTTTGTCTCATCCAAACTATTAGTGATGAAGAGTGAGGCAGAGATTAATGGCATGTCCGATCGCCTTGGGGAAGGGTTATGGACAGCCGTACAGCTTCAACAGCAGGTAAGTCACGCGATTTCTGTACATAATACGTTTAAAGAGATGCTGGAACTGCGTAATACCAACAGCATGACAGATGAAGAGTTTTTCTCGGATGCCAATCCGTATTTTAACAAAGCGAATACGATCTTGACGAACAGTGTATCGGATACAGAAGTAGCAAAGCCTAATCTGTATTTGTTAGACCAGAATGGGATTATGGTAGCTGCAACCCAGACCGAAGTCATTGGTCAGTCTCGAGATGATCGGGAGTATTTCCAGGAATCCATTAAGGGTGAATCATTTATCAGTGATGCGATTGTATCTAAGCAAAGCAAACAACTGGTGATCATTTTCTCAGAGCCGATCCAAGATGATGAAGGTAATACCATTGGTGTACTGGCGTTGGCCATGGATAGCAGCTTTTTCCTAGGACAACTGGGTAATATCCAAATTAATGGTGAAGGTAAGATTGAAGTGCTCAGTCGCAGCGGCACAATCATGTACGATTCAGTTGATGAGAGCTTGATTGGACAATCGCTTGCAGAAGATCAGAATGTGCAGGCACTTCTTCAAGAAAAGGCAACAGACGAAGTGAAAATAACGACAGCTACGATCGATAACACGTATTATCGTGTCAACCAGATTCCAGGCGCTGATCTTCTTGTTATTGTTATCGACAGCTATGAGGATATTAAGCGTCCGGTGCAGGATATGCTTCAGCAGATGTTATGGCTTACATTGCTTGCCATTGTGATAGCCATCGGAGTGGGTATGTTAATCTCTCGTAATATTACGAAACCAATTGTTAGACTTACAGGTTTGTTCAAACAGCTTGCTCAGGGGAATCTGACGGTGAAGGCAGAGGGCAGGTACAACAGTGAGTTCAAAGATCTGGCAGATAGCTTCAATAGTATGGCTGAACAGAACAAAAACCTTATTACCAATATGGGGCAATCTATCACTGTTCTACAAACGAGCACACAGGAACTGGAGGATACCTCCAAACAAACTGCTCGATCTGTGGATGAAACGTCTGCTACGCTAATGAGTATAGCGCAGGCTATGGAGGCTCAATCGGAGGATACGGAGCAGATTGCAGGTAAATTTAACAGCTTTGGCGATAAGGTAAACGCTATGAATAGCAGTGCACAGGATGTAAAGGCACACGCTGATGAAATTGAAAGTGTGTTCCACAATGGAAGCGAAGTCGTGAATGAACTGATGCGGATCAATGAGATGAATGAGCGGGAAGTGGAGAAAATCTCTGAGATTACGGTCAAGCTGCAGAACAGCTCAGGCAGTATTAGTCATATTACAGAGGCAATTAGTCAGATCGCCAAACAGACCAACCTGCTCGCATTGAATGCCTCCATTGAAGCATCTCGTGCTGGAGAGCATGGTAAAGGATTTGCGGTTGTGGCTGAGGAAATCCGCAATTTGGCAGAGCAGAGCTCCCGACAGTCGAAAGAAATTTCGAGCATTATTACCCAAAATCTAGCGGATGTAGCCGAGAACAATCAAAGTGTTGCGGAAATTCATACAATCTCGTCCAGGCAGGATGAACTTGTTATTCAGACTCGCCAGGCATTCGATGTGATTTTGGAGAAGGTAACGGAGATTAATCATCAGATCGCTTCAATGGCAGGACAGATGCAGGAGATGATACAGAACAAGGACGATGTGCTGGAGTCAGCGCATAGCCTGTCGGCATCAGGGGAGCAGGTATCTGCTTCGGTACAAGAAGTTACAGCGACAATGATGGAGCAATCAGCAACTGTACAGCAATTGGCGAATATGGTGGATACCATTGACCAGTTAACACGTAATTTGGCTGATGCTGCTGGCAAGTTCAAGGTTGAGTAA
- a CDS encoding GNAT family N-acetyltransferase: protein MQLIEVSEQHLAQLQAIYNYYVNHTTVSFHTEELTLDEMRSNVMNGHPRYQTYVIEEQNVIIGYALLTQHKNKQAYDSTAEVTIYIDPNYVGSGIGTTALSALELQAKALNFHVLVATICTENELSIRLFERLGYEKCAHFKEIGYKFGRRLDIASYQKIIGQESHH, encoded by the coding sequence ATGCAGCTAATAGAAGTTTCAGAACAACACTTGGCACAACTACAGGCCATTTATAATTATTATGTAAACCATACGACCGTTTCCTTTCACACGGAAGAACTAACTTTGGATGAGATGCGCAGCAATGTAATGAATGGCCACCCTCGCTACCAAACCTATGTTATTGAAGAACAGAATGTGATCATAGGCTATGCGTTGCTTACTCAACACAAAAACAAACAGGCTTATGATAGTACTGCAGAAGTAACGATCTACATAGATCCTAACTATGTTGGAAGTGGAATCGGTACAACAGCCTTATCGGCACTTGAATTACAAGCAAAAGCATTAAATTTCCATGTACTTGTAGCAACGATATGCACAGAGAATGAGCTTAGCATCCGGTTGTTCGAGCGTCTAGGGTACGAGAAATGTGCCCATTTCAAAGAGATTGGTTATAAATTTGGCCGTAGATTGGATATCGCGAGTTACCAAAAAATCATTGGACAAGAATCACATCATTAA
- the cdaS gene encoding sporulation-specific diadenylate cyclase CdaS, translating into MNQRQADCDSSSMRQKLKGDLHRVAERMNITLSRFDNDHACLLGQFAEIRAEIKQIEVLASSFYLDCYLSPFTEKFAELSASVQHLSDRRYGALIVIERETPLDSVIHSGVAVDARITHALLESIFIPGAPLHDGAVLIRGNQIVSAGNVLPLSQVEVHERKMGTRHRAALGLSELTDAVVLVVSEETGQASFAIGGDLHPINVIEVLS; encoded by the coding sequence ATGAACCAGCGGCAAGCAGACTGTGACAGCTCATCAATGAGGCAAAAGTTAAAGGGAGATCTTCATCGTGTGGCGGAGCGCATGAACATAACATTATCCCGTTTTGACAATGATCATGCCTGCTTGCTGGGACAATTCGCTGAGATTCGAGCCGAGATCAAGCAGATCGAGGTGTTAGCCTCATCGTTTTACCTGGATTGTTATTTGTCTCCATTCACTGAAAAGTTTGCCGAGCTCTCAGCCAGCGTGCAGCATCTATCTGATCGAAGATACGGAGCACTCATTGTGATTGAACGTGAAACTCCACTGGATTCCGTCATTCACTCGGGAGTCGCTGTAGATGCGAGAATAACGCATGCCTTATTGGAGTCGATCTTTATACCTGGTGCGCCATTACATGATGGGGCTGTGTTAATTCGGGGCAACCAGATTGTGTCCGCAGGAAATGTATTACCATTGTCACAGGTTGAAGTACATGAGCGTAAAATGGGAACTCGCCACCGGGCAGCTCTGGGGCTTAGTGAACTTACCGACGCCGTGGTGCTAGTTGTTTCAGAGGAGACAGGGCAAGCATCCTTCGCAATAGGTGGAGATTTGCATCCGATTAACGTCATTGAAGTCCTCTCCTGA
- a CDS encoding barstar family protein → MTFPFVLLDDSTDLIIGHCTDIVGLDGTLINPQESYHQIILKHFVFSYEFQQYILQKKEPLSRYAYVGMLNKDGHTIGYYGFFIHDTIKYHKLGFPTLASDLKLNVSIHRLISAQELQIWDQWRTSLPSELNQWATYDENGRRAWLSVVKSHNNMNITTEIVEKTNDINEDQAKIFQMDGTYMTSYASFFCALGEAMNGPGGYYGSDFNSFIDCTYGGFGAIAPFTLKWANHQVARSYLDNNAWHREIDWLRAENERLGEEDFEVEIGNRPLYEAIIENLEHQGITVILQ, encoded by the coding sequence ATGACTTTTCCATTCGTGCTTCTAGATGATTCAACCGATCTGATCATAGGACATTGTACAGATATCGTCGGGCTAGATGGTACATTGATTAACCCCCAAGAGAGTTACCACCAGATTATATTGAAGCATTTCGTATTTTCATATGAGTTCCAACAGTACATTTTGCAAAAAAAAGAACCCCTATCAAGATATGCCTATGTCGGAATGTTGAATAAAGATGGCCACACGATAGGCTACTATGGTTTCTTCATTCATGACACAATAAAGTATCATAAACTCGGTTTTCCTACCCTGGCTTCAGATCTCAAGTTGAACGTATCCATCCATCGTCTGATCTCAGCACAAGAACTTCAGATATGGGATCAATGGAGAACATCGCTCCCTTCTGAGCTTAACCAGTGGGCTACCTACGATGAGAATGGAAGAAGGGCCTGGCTCAGTGTGGTGAAGAGCCATAACAATATGAATATAACAACAGAAATCGTTGAGAAAACTAACGACATAAACGAAGATCAGGCAAAGATATTTCAGATGGACGGCACATATATGACTAGTTACGCTTCCTTTTTCTGTGCACTAGGTGAAGCCATGAATGGACCAGGCGGCTATTATGGATCGGATTTCAACTCGTTCATCGATTGCACTTATGGTGGATTCGGAGCAATCGCCCCTTTTACCCTAAAGTGGGCTAATCATCAAGTCGCCAGATCATATCTGGATAATAACGCCTGGCATCGGGAGATTGACTGGCTACGCGCAGAGAACGAACGTTTAGGAGAAGAGGATTTCGAGGTGGAAATAGGGAATAGACCATTATATGAGGCGATTATTGAAAATTTAGAGCACCAAGGAATCACGGTTATTTTACAATAG
- a CDS encoding Crp/Fnr family transcriptional regulator, which yields MGTVFIERATQATEREQTEGSKMTQRNTGGILSFVTAEQWASIETMMQPKRVKSGYSLFLEGDEAGYLYFIRSGRVKLTKSTEDGKEIILSIQQKGDLIGEFGGIGGQMHSYSAEMTDKGELAIISLSELESVLSKDGDLALKFLQWMALAQRITQSRFRDLLLYGKAGALASTLIRASNSYGKMTPDGIVLEMKLNHTELAEMIGATRESVTRMLGAWKEQGTLDTFDGKLIIRDLAALRCMCGCPTVPSCPAELCRM from the coding sequence ATGGGTACGGTATTTATAGAAAGAGCAACCCAAGCGACGGAACGAGAACAGACGGAGGGAAGCAAAATGACACAGAGGAATACTGGCGGAATTCTTTCGTTCGTAACGGCCGAACAATGGGCATCGATTGAAACCATGATGCAACCCAAACGGGTGAAGTCGGGGTATAGTCTCTTTCTAGAAGGCGATGAAGCCGGATACCTGTACTTCATTCGTTCGGGACGTGTGAAGCTGACAAAATCCACTGAGGATGGCAAAGAAATTATTTTGTCCATTCAACAAAAAGGCGATCTGATCGGGGAATTCGGTGGCATTGGTGGTCAGATGCACAGCTACAGTGCTGAGATGACGGATAAAGGGGAACTCGCGATTATCTCGCTGAGTGAACTGGAGAGTGTACTTAGTAAAGATGGCGATCTTGCGCTGAAATTCCTGCAATGGATGGCGCTCGCACAACGTATTACCCAGTCGCGTTTTCGTGATCTGCTACTCTATGGTAAAGCCGGTGCGCTGGCATCGACCCTTATCCGCGCGAGTAATTCTTACGGAAAGATGACGCCAGATGGCATCGTGCTGGAGATGAAGCTGAACCATACAGAGCTTGCAGAGATGATTGGTGCCACCCGTGAAAGTGTAACGCGGATGCTGGGTGCTTGGAAAGAGCAGGGCACGCTGGATACATTCGATGGCAAACTGATCATTCGTGACCTGGCTGCGTTACGGTGTATGTGTGGTTGTCCTACAGTTCCGAGCTGTCCAGCAGAGTTGTGCAGAATGTAA
- a CDS encoding GNAT family N-acetyltransferase codes for MQLETERLIIREIVESDWEHIHTYTSLPEVTTHTAWGPNTEEDTQSYVNYVIELQQAVPREGYELAICLKQEGTLIGGIGLHVMDTNAELGYVLNPSYQGRGYATEAARGILEFGFNTLGIHRIFAKCRPENSSSEKVMLHIGMEREGLMREHWYYKGKYHDSFLYSILAKS; via the coding sequence ATGCAACTAGAAACAGAACGATTAATTATTCGTGAGATTGTAGAGTCAGATTGGGAGCACATTCATACATATACTTCGCTACCCGAGGTTACTACACATACAGCATGGGGGCCGAATACAGAAGAAGATACCCAATCTTATGTGAATTATGTGATCGAGCTACAACAAGCAGTGCCACGAGAAGGCTACGAACTAGCCATATGTCTGAAGCAAGAAGGTACACTAATTGGCGGAATTGGTCTTCATGTCATGGACACCAATGCCGAACTAGGCTATGTGTTGAACCCGAGCTATCAAGGCCGAGGTTATGCAACGGAAGCCGCACGTGGGATATTGGAATTTGGTTTCAATACACTTGGCATACATCGCATCTTCGCCAAATGTCGTCCAGAGAATAGCTCTTCGGAGAAGGTCATGCTGCACATCGGCATGGAACGCGAAGGTCTGATGCGAGAACACTGGTATTACAAAGGGAAATATCATGACTCCTTCCTATACTCCATTCTGGCGAAGTCATAG
- a CDS encoding Glu/Leu/Phe/Val family dehydrogenase, giving the protein MNWFEAMEHHDYEQLVLCQDKASGLKAIIAIHDTTLGPALGGTRMWTYASEDAAMEDALRLARGMTYKNAISGLNLGGGKAVIIGDPRRDKNEAMFRAFGRYIQGLNGRYVTAEDVGTTEEDMNLIYQETDYVTGISPSYGSSGNPSPATAWGVYRGIKAAAKEAFGTDLLEGKTIAVQGVGNVAMHLCQYLNEEGAHLIVTDIHKDSVKQAIDRFDAKAVDPADITGVECDIYAPCALGGTINDNTLKQLKAKVVAGCANNQLLEPKHGDQLHQMGIVYAPDYVINAGGVINIADELNGYNAERAYSKVSQIYNTLESIFASSRSEGIPTYVAADRLAERRIEMMKNTRSTFLQNGHHALSSRRLRG; this is encoded by the coding sequence ATGAATTGGTTTGAAGCAATGGAGCATCACGATTATGAGCAGTTGGTTCTGTGCCAAGATAAAGCCTCAGGGCTAAAAGCTATTATTGCAATACACGATACCACACTTGGACCTGCACTAGGCGGTACGCGGATGTGGACATATGCATCTGAAGATGCAGCCATGGAAGATGCCCTGCGGCTCGCAAGAGGGATGACATATAAGAATGCAATATCAGGTCTAAATCTGGGTGGTGGCAAAGCGGTCATTATCGGTGATCCAAGGCGTGATAAGAATGAAGCGATGTTTCGAGCATTCGGAAGGTATATTCAAGGGTTGAATGGACGTTATGTTACCGCAGAAGATGTGGGGACAACCGAGGAAGATATGAACCTTATCTACCAAGAGACCGATTATGTTACCGGCATTTCTCCAAGCTATGGTTCGTCAGGCAATCCATCTCCGGCAACGGCATGGGGCGTATATCGGGGGATCAAGGCAGCAGCTAAGGAAGCATTCGGCACGGATCTACTGGAAGGCAAAACGATTGCTGTCCAAGGTGTAGGGAATGTAGCGATGCACTTATGCCAATATCTGAACGAGGAAGGCGCACATCTGATTGTGACGGATATTCATAAGGATTCGGTAAAACAAGCCATAGACCGTTTCGACGCTAAGGCTGTCGACCCAGCAGACATCACCGGAGTAGAATGTGATATCTATGCCCCATGCGCATTAGGTGGGACAATTAATGATAATACCTTGAAACAGCTCAAGGCTAAAGTGGTGGCAGGCTGTGCCAATAATCAGTTACTTGAGCCAAAGCATGGTGACCAGTTGCATCAGATGGGCATTGTATACGCACCGGACTACGTCATTAATGCGGGTGGTGTGATCAACATTGCCGATGAATTAAATGGGTACAATGCGGAACGGGCATACAGTAAGGTGAGCCAGATATACAACACACTGGAGAGCATCTTTGCCTCGTCCCGTTCGGAAGGCATTCCGACATATGTGGCGGCAGATCGCCTCGCTGAGCGCCGAATTGAGATGATGAAGAACACACGCAGTACGTTTCTGCAAAATGGACACCACGCGTTAAGTTCCCGCAGATTGCGTGGATAA
- a CDS encoding GAF domain-containing protein: protein MHDEHPSGIQEMIDRLRLNTSSDFCGLACLSGTLLRWKYTSGASNERVQRMEMRPGQDLVGTALRTGRTTLSDAQSSSEHTPGRCPLMLAERLVCAIAVPVFQSGSLPEAVLLVGNRMSCTFSEDMIHEVKQLARDLEPLIRG, encoded by the coding sequence ATGCATGATGAACATCCATCTGGCATTCAGGAGATGATTGACCGCTTGCGCCTTAACACCTCCAGCGATTTTTGCGGTCTCGCCTGTTTGTCTGGTACGCTGCTCCGCTGGAAATATACGTCCGGTGCCAGCAACGAACGTGTACAGCGCATGGAAATGCGTCCCGGACAAGACCTCGTCGGCACGGCGCTGCGAACTGGGCGAACTACGCTGTCAGATGCACAATCTAGTTCAGAGCATACACCTGGGAGGTGTCCGCTTATGCTTGCTGAACGGCTCGTATGTGCTATTGCGGTACCTGTCTTCCAGTCAGGCAGCTTGCCTGAAGCGGTGCTGCTCGTAGGTAACCGAATGTCCTGTACATTTTCAGAGGATATGATCCACGAAGTTAAGCAACTGGCACGTGACCTAGAACCTCTCATTCGTGGATAA
- a CDS encoding GNAT family N-acetyltransferase → MKIIAATESHYEYIREHDHHIVDSFILPKIRGNEIYMLQNDEDQLIGWMRHSYFWDNTPFMNMIWIDEPYRNRGFGKQAILFWENEMKNLGFELVMTSTLANEGAQHLYRKLGYRDAGGLLLEGEPLEILMTKKLSL, encoded by the coding sequence ATGAAAATTATTGCAGCAACAGAATCGCACTATGAATATATTCGAGAACATGACCATCATATCGTAGACAGCTTTATTTTGCCAAAAATCAGAGGCAATGAGATTTATATGCTGCAAAATGATGAGGATCAACTCATTGGTTGGATGCGGCACAGCTATTTCTGGGACAATACCCCTTTTATGAATATGATCTGGATTGATGAACCCTATCGCAACAGAGGATTCGGGAAGCAAGCCATTCTTTTCTGGGAAAATGAGATGAAGAACCTCGGGTTTGAACTGGTCATGACCTCTACTTTAGCCAATGAAGGTGCTCAGCATCTGTATCGAAAATTAGGTTATCGTGATGCGGGAGGCCTATTGCTTGAGGGTGAGCCTTTGGAAATTTTAATGACCAAAAAGTTATCGTTGTGA
- a CDS encoding LLM class flavin-dependent oxidoreductase, producing the protein MKFALFSLMMNLPNAITGEAFTAQQKFQNILEQARLAERLGFDAYGIGERHGAPFLSSSPPVVLTAVAAATSRIRLLTTVTVLSVLDPVRVAEDYATLDQLSGGRLEMIIGKGNDPRHYPLFGITEEEQWDSLGERYRLLKRLWTEEDVTWEGTYRPPLDKVTTQPRPLQQSIPIWHGSASSTLSTELAAQYGEPLFTSNSFHPQAKYKALIDHYRERLDHYGHDAKRAVIGSGAGSLYLANTREEAIHRYKPYYDVFHATASAQHNQSPFKDLEDNIANGPVLIGSPDQVVEKIVNYHAAYGHQVLSISVDGLSHSEQLEQLERFAQEVAPVLRRELPSSVWDNAPTLTQQPATPNQSAPPAISPIFQV; encoded by the coding sequence ATGAAATTTGCGTTATTTAGCCTCATGATGAATCTGCCCAATGCTATCACCGGAGAAGCGTTTACGGCACAGCAGAAATTCCAGAACATTCTGGAACAGGCCAGATTGGCAGAACGGCTGGGATTTGATGCATACGGAATTGGGGAGCGACATGGCGCACCTTTCCTCTCCTCTTCTCCGCCTGTGGTGTTGACGGCAGTTGCCGCGGCTACCTCTCGCATCCGTCTATTAACGACCGTTACAGTACTCAGTGTACTTGACCCTGTGCGTGTCGCAGAGGACTATGCCACACTGGATCAGTTATCCGGCGGGCGGCTGGAGATGATTATCGGGAAAGGCAATGATCCTCGGCATTACCCGCTGTTTGGGATCACAGAGGAAGAGCAGTGGGATTCATTGGGTGAACGCTATCGTCTGCTCAAGCGTCTATGGACAGAGGAGGACGTGACCTGGGAAGGCACATACCGTCCGCCACTAGACAAAGTAACCACTCAACCACGTCCACTACAGCAATCCATCCCGATCTGGCATGGTAGCGCATCGAGTACTTTATCAACCGAGCTTGCAGCGCAGTACGGTGAACCGCTTTTCACATCTAACTCGTTCCACCCTCAGGCCAAATACAAAGCACTCATTGATCATTATCGAGAACGCCTCGATCATTATGGTCATGATGCCAAGCGAGCAGTGATTGGATCTGGAGCTGGCAGCTTGTACCTCGCCAATACGCGAGAAGAAGCCATTCACAGATACAAGCCCTATTACGATGTATTCCATGCTACTGCTTCTGCACAGCATAACCAGTCTCCCTTCAAGGATCTGGAGGATAATATCGCGAACGGTCCTGTCTTGATTGGTAGTCCAGATCAGGTTGTTGAGAAAATCGTAAATTATCATGCAGCCTACGGACATCAGGTGCTCAGTATTAGTGTCGATGGACTCAGTCATAGCGAGCAACTGGAGCAGCTAGAGCGATTCGCCCAAGAGGTAGCCCCCGTTTTACGACGAGAACTGCCCAGCTCCGTCTGGGACAATGCCCCAACCTTAACTCAGCAACCCGCCACACCTAATCAATCGGCACCCCCTGCCATCTCTCCGATCTTTCAGGTCTAA
- a CDS encoding response regulator, whose product MIQLLVVDDHVVVRSGLIALLDGKSDIRIVGDAADGDEAIAKAQQLKPNVVLMDFSMPPGKDGLTATAELKKLMPDIAILILTMHDDEEYLFRAIHAGASGYILKSAPHEELLAAIRSVAEGSAYLYPSATKRLMSEYLDKAKQENAGPYDTLSEREKEILSWIAKGYANKEIAEHLVISVKTVESHKSNLMEKLGLRTRPELVKFAMKKGLLNFE is encoded by the coding sequence GTGATTCAACTATTGGTCGTTGATGACCATGTGGTCGTACGTTCCGGGCTTATTGCCTTGTTAGACGGAAAAAGTGATATTCGGATCGTTGGAGATGCAGCGGACGGGGATGAAGCTATTGCCAAAGCCCAGCAACTGAAGCCCAATGTGGTCTTAATGGATTTTAGCATGCCGCCAGGCAAGGACGGTTTAACAGCCACTGCTGAATTAAAAAAATTAATGCCAGACATCGCCATTCTCATACTGACGATGCATGATGATGAAGAATATTTATTCCGTGCTATCCATGCTGGAGCCTCTGGATATATCCTCAAGAGTGCCCCACATGAAGAATTGCTCGCCGCCATTCGCTCCGTTGCAGAAGGCAGTGCATATCTGTATCCCAGTGCAACGAAACGACTGATGAGTGAGTATCTCGATAAAGCAAAACAAGAGAATGCCGGCCCATATGACACGCTCTCCGAGCGAGAGAAGGAAATTTTGTCATGGATCGCCAAAGGGTACGCCAACAAGGAAATTGCCGAGCATCTCGTCATTAGTGTCAAAACTGTAGAATCCCACAAAAGCAATCTTATGGAGAAGCTCGGGCTCCGTACCCGGCCGGAACTCGTGAAGTTTGCGATGAAAAAGGGGTTGCTGAACTTTGAATAG
- a CDS encoding MFS transporter — MPTKQASTTSAQPTLSPWIVLLLASACGLIVANLYYAQTVVGPISMTTGLSSAASGLIVTLTQLGYVIGLLFIVPLSDIIENRRLATLSLIVLILALIIAVFAPQSGLFLMVSLFIGVGSVVAQILVPYATYLTSEEQRGRVVGNVMSGLLLGIMLARPVASFITSIWGWQAVFIFSAIMIALLTILLSRTLPARQPEPNLNYGQLIISLGTLLKKLPPLRRRALYQASLFGAFSLFWTTVPMRLANDFNMSQQGIAWFALAGVGGAIAAPIAGRLADRGLTRILTGAAMVIALLSFAITYLFQSNSTTALIVLLIAAITLDMAVSGNLVLGQRVIYSLGNEARGRINGIFMSIFFIGGAAGSSIGSWSYAYGGWALTSIIGIAMPLLAFLYYFTEKNTR; from the coding sequence ATGCCAACCAAACAAGCTTCAACAACTTCTGCTCAACCTACGCTCTCGCCCTGGATTGTGCTGCTTCTCGCGTCCGCTTGCGGTTTAATCGTAGCCAATCTCTATTATGCTCAGACCGTAGTGGGTCCGATCAGCATGACAACAGGATTATCTTCTGCCGCTTCCGGACTTATTGTGACCTTAACCCAGTTGGGATACGTGATTGGGCTGTTATTCATCGTGCCGCTCAGCGACATTATTGAGAATCGACGTTTAGCCACACTTTCTTTAATCGTATTGATCCTAGCTCTGATCATTGCCGTATTCGCCCCTCAATCGGGTCTATTCTTAATGGTATCGCTATTCATTGGCGTAGGCTCTGTCGTAGCTCAAATTCTAGTCCCGTACGCCACTTATCTGACCTCAGAAGAGCAACGCGGACGTGTCGTAGGCAACGTCATGAGCGGTCTACTGCTCGGCATCATGCTCGCTCGCCCCGTAGCAAGCTTTATTACGAGCATCTGGGGCTGGCAAGCCGTATTTATCTTCTCCGCCATCATGATTGCGCTATTGACCATCCTTCTATCCCGTACTCTCCCTGCACGTCAACCAGAGCCTAATTTAAATTACGGACAACTCATCATTTCTTTAGGTACTTTATTGAAAAAACTCCCTCCATTGCGTCGCCGAGCATTGTACCAAGCTAGTCTGTTTGGTGCATTCAGCCTATTCTGGACGACAGTCCCTATGCGGCTTGCCAATGACTTCAATATGTCACAGCAAGGTATTGCCTGGTTTGCATTAGCCGGTGTGGGCGGTGCGATTGCAGCGCCAATTGCGGGAAGACTAGCCGATCGCGGGTTAACCCGGATTCTTACGGGTGCTGCAATGGTGATTGCATTACTGTCATTTGCGATAACTTATCTATTCCAAAGCAACTCCACAACAGCTCTGATTGTATTGCTCATTGCAGCTATCACCTTAGATATGGCCGTATCTGGTAATCTCGTGCTTGGACAACGCGTCATTTATTCTTTAGGGAATGAAGCGAGAGGAAGAATCAACGGAATCTTTATGTCGATCTTTTTTATCGGCGGAGCCGCCGGCTCATCGATCGGAAGTTGGTCATATGCCTATGGGGGCTGGGCACTAACGTCCATCATTGGAATTGCTATGCCACTTCTCGCTTTCTTGTACTATTTTACGGAAAAGAACACACGCTAA